The sequence ACCTGCTGGGAGAGGTGTATTTGTGGTCTTTGCTTGTGTCAATCCcaagtttgatataatatcATTTATGTACTTGGTTTGTGACAACATGATCCCTCCATTTGTCCTGCAAATTTACATACCAAGAAAAAATCTGGCTTCTCCCAGATCTTTGATAGTAAGCAGATTATCTAAGTGATTCTTTATGTTTGTTATTGTTTTGTAACATAGACCTGTGAGTAATATATCATCTACATAAACCAATAAGCAAAAAAGGCCATTTTCAGTATGCTTTGTAAACAGGCAATGATCAAGCTTAGATTGTACAAAACCATAGTTTTCTAATTGTAATGTGAACTCTTGATTCCATTGCCTAGAAGCCTGTTTGAGACCATAGAGGGATTTCTTGAGCTTACATACATGGTCCTTTGTTACAGGATATCCTTCAGGAGGAAGCATGTAAATTTCTTCATCTAAGAACCCATGCAAGAAGGCATTATTTATATCTAGTCGATGTAAATGCCAATTGTTCTTAGCAGCTATTGCAAGTAAGGTTCTGATTGTAACAGTTTTTGCTACAGGGGAAAAGCTTCAAGATAATCTATTCCTTCTATTTGATTGTATCCCTTGGCAACAAGTCTTGTCTTAAATCTGTCTATGCTTCCATCTTGATTCAGTTTAAGTTTATATACCCATTTGCACCCTATTGCTCTCTTATCTTTGGGCAATCTAGTTATTTCCCAAGTTTTATTGTCTTCTAATGCTTTTATCTCATTATTCATGGCCTTTATCCAATTTTCATTGTCATTGGCTTCATTGAAATTTCTAGGTTCTGCAGGTATATCTGCTGCTGCAAGGAAACATTTATGCTCATAGGGAGAGTGGGGTACTGTAGGTATATCTAGATCAGTATTAACATGAGAACAAATATAATCTTGAAATCTCTTAGGTTGAGTGATTTGTCTAGCAGACCTTCTAATCACAGTAGCTTCTTGATTCTCAGTATCATGATCAGTATGATTTTCTATCAATGTTTTTGGTTCTTCAAGAGCTTCTGTATAATCAAGACTATCATCAGAGAATATCACAGGAAATGAACAAGTTATGGGATCATTGGATTCTTTAGCATAAGGGAATACATCTTCATGAAAAGTAACATCCCTAGACACCATCATgcatttcttaattaaatcatatacCTTGTAGCCCTTTTGATTGGAAGCATACCCCAAGAAAACACATTTTATGGCTcttacatcaaattttgatttatgagGAACATTGTTTGTAGCAAAACACATACATCCAAAAGTTTTAAAAGAAGAGTAATCAACAGGTTTATTAAACAAGATTTCATAAGGACTCTTCCAGTTCAATAAGGATGTAGGTGTtctatttatcataaaagtaGCAGTCAATATGGCCTTAGTCCATAACATTTTGGGTAGGCTTGCTTGGAACATTAAGCACCTAGCTACCTGCAACAAATGCTTATGTTTTCTCTCAACTACTCTATTTTGCTGTGGAGTATATACACATGTTGTTTCATGCACAATTCCTTCTTTAAAAAGGTTCTGACACTGTTCTCCCATGAACTCACTGCCGTTATTACTTCTTATCCTTTTGATCCTAGTGTTAAACTGAGTGAGGATCATTTTATGGAAGACTTTCAGTATTTCTACAGTTTGATATTTCTGCTGCATGAGATAGGTCCAAGTGCATCTAGCGTAATCATCCACAATTGTGAGCATATATGTGCATTTAGAAATGGAAATATTCATTATAAGGTCCCCATAGATCAATATAAAGTAATTCAAAGTATTCTTTAGAATTTGATACACTTATAGGAAAAGGTAATCTCTGCTGCTTATCTTGGGGACATATTTCACATGTAAACTCAAGATTTTAGCAGATTTTGATAATCCTGTGTGCAGAAATACATTGTGGGATACATGTCTTAATCTATTGTGCCATACATTCAAGGGAACTTGTGAAACATGAAGGCCAAATTCACTATGCCTGTTATTGAATTCATTTAAGTTTTCTTGTCAAATGATTGTGAATTCAAGATGTAAAGGTTCCCTACTAAGCAGGCCACTGCAATGACTTCTTTAGTCTTGTGCTCCTGCATAACACAACAagatttaagaaatttaatgTTGATAGGAAGGGATGCACATAACTTGCTGACAGAAAGTAAATTGAACTCCAAATCAGGCACATACAAAGCATATTTCAATATGATTTTACTACTCAGTTTTATATCTCATGATTTCTTTATTCTATGCTTTGTTCCATCAGCAAGATGTAATTTCTTAGATTGTCTCCTTTATTGGTGAACATTAATTCATTATTGCACATATGTGAAGTAGTGCCAATATCAATAATCCATGCATCAAACATTTCAGTGTTGAAGGATTTTGGTTCTGAAGTTATACCTGAGAAATCATATTTGTCCTCATCCTTCAAGTGTGATATTTGTGGCTTCAACCCTCCAAGAAATTTGTGGAATACATTTCTGAACATTCTTGCAATTGTTTGTTCATCAACAGCATTGTTACCAGTGCCCTTCATTTCAATAGTTGTTACTGCCTTGTTGGTTGTGCTTGCATTCCATTTCCTTTGTTCCATTAGGGCCTTGTACCATTCGGGATAGCCATGAATTTCAAAGCATGCCTCCTTTAAATGGCCTGATTTCCCAAGTGTGAAGTTATACCTGAGAAATCATATCTGTCTTCATCCTTCAAGTGTGATGTCTGTGGCTTCAACCCTCCAAGAAATTTGTGGAATACATTTCTGAACATTCTTGCAATTGTCTGTTCATCAACAGCATTGTTACCAGTGCCCTTCATTTCAATAGTTGCTACTGCCTTGTTGGTTGTGCTTGCATTCCATTTCCTTTGTTCCATCAGGGCCTTGTACCATTCGGGATAGCCATGAATTTCAAAGCATGCCTCCTTTAAATGGCCTGATTTCCCACATTCTTTGCATATTAGTTGCCTTTTGTCTTGGAGGTTTCTGTTCTTTTGGAGACTTTTCTGAAATTCTGGCTTCTTATATGCCTACATTGCCACATTTTGAGGTGTACGAGTCTGTGTTGTATTTTCTTCATTCTGGCTTTCAATTCTATGCACTATTGCATAAGCTTTACTAACTGCTGGTATAGGTTCCATTATGAGGATATGATTCCTCACATGGTCATAGACATCATTCAATCCCATAAGGAATTGAATGGTTTGATCATGTTCTTCGATTTCTGAAGTCTCCTTTGCTGCCCCACAAGTACACTTTGGCGTGTAAGTGATGCACGCCAATTCGTCCCACAATTTCTTGAGTTTTCCAAAGTAGTTTGAAAGAGTTAAAGAACCTTGTGTGAGTGCCCCAAGCTCCTTCTTCAGCCGATATTCTAACGGGCCATTGCTTTGTTCGAATCTATTCTCCAATTCGACCCATAATTCCCTTGCTGAATTAGTGTACATAAAGCTTTCTACTATTTCCCGTGAAATAGAGTTCAAGATCCATGATGTAACCATAGAATCCGTTCTGTCCCATTGTTCCATCTCCTTTGTATTTTCTTCAGGTTTCTTTATATCTGCACTAATGAAACttagtttcatttttgtcCTTAGGCCAAGTTTTATCGATCTGCTCCAGGATAGAAAATTAGTCCCATCCAAGAGTGTAGTAACCAGGACCAAGCCTGGATTGTCGCTAGGCTGTACCTTGAGGGCATTTG comes from Sesamum indicum cultivar Zhongzhi No. 13 linkage group LG10, S_indicum_v1.0, whole genome shotgun sequence and encodes:
- the LOC105172236 gene encoding uncharacterized protein LOC105172236; this translates as MAEDTNALKVQPSDNPGLVLVTTLLDGTNFLSWSRSIKLGLRTKMKLSFISADIKKPEENTKEMEQWDRTDSMVTSWILNSISREIVESFMYTNSARELWVELENRFEQSNGPLEYRLKKELGALTQGSLTLSNYFGKLKKLWDELACITYTPKCTCGAAKETSEIEEHDQTIQFLMGLNDVYDHVRNHILIMEPIPAAYKKPEFQKSLQKNRNLQDKRQLICKECGKSGHLKEACFEIHGYPEWYKALMEQRKWNASTTNKAVATIEMKGTGNNAVDEQTIARMFRNVFHKFLGGLKPQTSHLKDEDRYDFSGITSHLGNQAI